The Pelodiscus sinensis isolate JC-2024 chromosome 30, ASM4963464v1, whole genome shotgun sequence genome has a window encoding:
- the LOC102448192 gene encoding olfactory receptor 6B1-like, producing the protein MADTDWRNQTSVTEFILLGFGDLADLQILLFLLLLVIYISTLVGNTLLVVLVVADQHLQTPMYFFLGNLSCLETCYSSSILPWMLARILTGDRSVSVCGCLTQLYFSGSLACVECYLLAAMSYDRYLAICTPLLYSTLMNPRFCLQLAVGSWLNGFLAIALLVFFMSQLIFCGPKEIDHFYCDVTPLIQLSCGDTRLIILLDFILAFLFTLPPFLLTLTSYACIIATILRIPSTTGRQKAFSTCSSHLIMVTIFYGTLIIVYMLPNHDTLQALNKVLSLCYTVLTPLVNPLIYSLRNREVKDALCKAHRKSIIFTTHRVS; encoded by the coding sequence ATGGCCGACACAGACTGGAGAAATCAAACGTCCGTCACGGAATTCATCCTGCTGGGATTTGGGGATCTCGCTGACCTGCAAATTCTTCTCTTCCTGCTGCTCCTAGTGATCTACATCTCAACCCTGGTGGGAAACACGCTCCTCGTGGTGCTAGTGGTGGCCGATCAGCACCTCCagacccccatgtacttcttcctggggaacttGTCCTGCTTGGAGACCTGCTACAGCTCCTCCATCCTGCCCTGGATGCTGGCCAGGATCCTGACGGGGGACAGAAGCGTCTCAGTCTGTGGCTGCCTCACACAACTGTATTTCTCTGGTTCTCTGGCATGTGTAGAATGCTACCTCCTGGCGGCCATGTCTTACGATCGGTATTTGGCCATATGCACACCCCTGCTCTATTCAACGCTTATGAACCCCAGGTTCTGCCTCCAGTTGGCTGTGGGGTCCTGGTTAAATGGTTTTTTGGCTATTGCTCTCTTGGTCTTCTTCATGTCACAGTTAATATTCTGCGGCCCCAAAGAAATTGACCATTTCTACTGCGATGTCACCCCCTTGATCCAACTCTCCTGCGGGGACACCCGCCTGATCATATTGTTGGATTTCATCCTGGCCTTTTTATTCACTTTGCCTCCATTCCTACTGACTCTGACATCCTACGCATGCATCATTGCCACCATCCTAAGGATCCCATCCAccaccgggaggcaaaaggccttttccacctgctcctcccacctcatcatGGTGACCATTTTCTACGGGACCCTAATCATTGTATACATGCTCCCGAACCATGACACACTACAAGCCCTGAACAAAGTGCTCTCCCTTTGCTACACGGTCTTGACACCACTGGTGAACCCCCTGATCTACAGCCTGAGAAATAGAGAGGTCAAGGATGCATTGTGCAAAGCTCACAGAAAATCGATTATTTTCACGACACACAGAGTCTCCTAG
- the LOC102447942 gene encoding olfactory receptor 11L1-like, with protein sequence MRNPEHGNKTSITEFNLRGFGMLPELQIFLFLLFLVIYIVTVAGNLLIVVLVVADRHLHTPMYFFLGNLSCMETCYSSTLLPEMLAVLLTGDQIISVSGCLIQLYFFGSLVGTECFLLLVMSYDRYVAICNPLRYTAHMGVKACLQLAGSSWLWGFLGNGITTLAVSQLTFCGPNGIDHFFCDPVPLIRLSCDDPQMMEMLAFTLTLIFLLVPFLLTLTSYICIIATILRIPSTSGRQKAFSTCSSHLTVVTIYYGTLLISYMFPTTDLLGDFNKVLSVVYTVLTPLVNPLLYSLRNKEVKEALRKVRKKFIFG encoded by the coding sequence ATGAGGAACCCAGAACATGGAAACAAAACGTCCATCACAGAATTCAACCTCCGGGGATTTGGGATGCTGCCTGAGCTGCAGATTtttctcttcctgctgtttctagtCATCTACATTGTAACAGTGGCCGGGAACCTCCTCATCGTGGTGCTGGTGGTGGCTGatcggcaccttcacacccccatgtacttcttcctggggaacttGTCCTGCATGGAGACCTGCTACAGCTCTACCCTCCTGCCTGAGATGCTGGCTGTTCTCTTGACTGGAGACCAGATCATTTCCGTCAGTGGTTGCCTCATACAGTTGTATTTCTTTGGTTCTCTGGTGGGCACCGAATGCTTTCTCTTATTGGTGATGTCTTATGACCGGTATGTTGCAATATGCAACCCACTGCGTTACACAGCCCATATGGGTGTAAAGGCCTGCTTACAGCTTGCAGGTAGCTCGTGGCTATGGGGCTTCCTAGGTAATGGCATAACAACATTGGCAGTATCCCAGTTAACTTTCTGCGGCCCAAATGGTatcgaccatttcttttgtgacccTGTCCCCTTGATACGTCTCTCCTGCGATGACCCTCAGATGATGGAAATGCTGGCTTTCACCCTCACCTTGATTTTCTTGCTGGTCCCCTTCCTGCTCACCCTGACGTCCTATATCTGCATCATCGCCACCATCCTGAGGATCCCTTCCACCAGCGGGcggcaaaaggccttttctacctgctcctcccacctcaccgTGGTGACCATTTACTATGGAACTCTGCTCATTTCCTATATGTTCCCAACAACTGACCTTCTGGGGGACTTCAACAAAGTGCTCTCTGTCGTCTACACGGTCCTGACTCCTCTGGTCAATCCCCTCCTCTACAGCCTGAGAAACAAAGAGGTGAAGGAAGCCCTGAGGAAGGTTAGGAAGAAATTCATTTTTGGATGA